The genomic region GAGCGCGGGACTTCCACTCGCTGTCGACAAGGAGGCGATTCGTGCGCGCTCCGCGTCTGGCGGTGGCGGGGCAGACAAAACACTGCAACGGATAGCGGAGATTGTCGAGGCGATCGACAAGGTGCGGCGCGGCGGCGCGACGATCCACGTCATGGATCCGACGGCCTTCGACGCGGGACACCTCGCGCGCGTCGCGCGCATCGAACGCGGCTTTCGCGGGCGGTCGGACACCATGGCTACGTCGGACGATCCCCACGCCGCGGCACGCGTTGCCGCCGAGCGCACGGGCGGCGTGTACGTGCGCGCGCCGGGCTCCGGTGACGCCGCAGCGGCGGTGCTTGCCGCCACGCGTGATGTCTACCGCGTGAGCTACATGCCCGCGGACGATGCACGCGACGAACGATTGCGTGAGGTGCGGGTAGAGGTTCTGCGTCCGGGGCTCACCGTGCGTGCGCGGACGGCGTACGCCCGCGTGACCGATCGGACCTTCGAAGCGCAGCGTGCGACAAAGCCGCTGGGTGCGGCAGTGGCGAGCGCGCTGCCGAACGATGCGCTCGGCCTGCGCGTGAGCGCGCAGGCGAGTCGTTCAGCCACCGGCCGTCCTTCGATGACGGTCGTTGTCACGCTGCTCGACGCTCCGGACCACGGCGATCCCCCGACGGATACCGTGGAAGTGCTCGCGCTGGCCATCGATCGACGGGGACGGACGGCGGGGAAGGCCGGCGGCCGGTTCGATGTGCGTGAGAGTGAGGGTTCCCTGACGGCACCACCGCTGCGGCTCGAGAACCTTTCATCAGGACGCTACCAGTTGCGCATCGCGGCGCGGAGCCTCGGCCTCGACCGCGTGGGAAGCGTGTTCCTCGACGTTGATGTCCCCTAGCTGAGCGGGTCGTCGAAGATGGTGCGGAGGGCTTCTCGATCGGTGGTGTGGCCGAGGGCGAGCATCAGTTTGATGCGCGCCTTCACGCCGCTCAGGCGACCCGCGAAGATGAGGCCGAGATCGCGCAGGCCGCGTCCGCCACCTTCATACCCGTAGCGCTCGCGCACGCTGCCCGCGCCGCAGCGCGACGTGAGGACGACGGGGAGGCCTGCGTGGACGGCCGCCGCCAGGTCGTCGAGCATCGCCGGCGGGACGTTGCCGCGCCCGAGCGCCTCGACGACGAGTCCCTTCGCGCCGCTCGCGATGGAGCAGCGCACGAACCGGCCGTCCATGCCGGCGGCCACCTTCACGAGATCGACGTCGGGCTCGACACGCCGCACGCGCAGCAGGCCATCGGCCTCCGCGTCGTACCACGCTGTCTCGCGTGGACTCGATCGCAGATACCGCACCACACCCGCGTCGACCACACCGACAGGTCCGAACTCGCGCGACTGGAACGACGCGGCAGCCTCTGTATGGACCTTCTCGACTTCGCGGGCCGACAGGATCTGCTCGTTCATCGCCACCATCACGCCGCGCGCGCGCGACGCCGGTGCGCTGGCCACCTGCACGGCATGCACGAGGTTCGCCGGTCCATCCCAGCTCGGCTCGGACATCGTCCTGATCGCGCCGACGAGGACGACGGGCTTGTCGGTGCGGAGGGCGATGTCGAGGAAGTACGCCGTCTCTTCGAGCGTGTCGGTGCCGTGCGTGATGACGACACCTTCGACGTCGGGCCGTTCGAGCCACGCCGCCACGCGTCTCGCGAGGCGCCACATGTGTTCCGGCGTGACATGCGGACCGGGGAGTTGCGAGACGTCCTCGAGCTCCACGTCGGCGATGGCCGCAAGCTGCGGCACGTGCGCGAGGATGTCGTCGCCGCGCATGGCGGGTACCGCCGATCCCGATCGCGCGTCGATGCGCATCGAGATCGTCCCGCCCGTGAAGAGGATGGCGACCGTGGGCGTCACACCGTGAGGAGTTCCAGGTCCTTCTGCTTCTGCAGCGTGTCGATCTGCCCCACGTGCTGATCGGTGAGCTTCTGCACCTCGTCGAGGCCGCGCCGCTCATCGTCTTCCGAGATCGCGTGGTCCTTGAGCAGGCGCTTCATGCGATCGTTGGCGTCGCGACGTACCTGCCGCACGCCGTTGCGCGCTTCCTCGGACAGCTTGTGGACGACCTTGGTCAGTTCCTTCCGGCGCTCTTCGGTGAGCGCGGGCAGGGGAATGCGGACCAGCTTGCCGTCGTTGGCGGGATTGAGCCCGAGATTGGCGGCGCGGATGGCCTTCTCGATCGCGCCCATCAACTGCGGGTCGAACGGCTGCGCGACGATCATCGTCGACTCGGGGACCGAGAGCTGCGCCACCTGGTTGAGCGGCATCGACGAGCCATAGGCCTCGACGTGCACGCCATCGAGGAGGGCCGTCGACGCGCGGCCGGTGCGCACGCCCGCCATTTCGCGCTTGAGGTGATCGACGGCACCACCCATCCGCTTGCGTGATTCGTCGAACAGCGATTTCAGATCCGGGACATCCATCGTCGTGTCTTCCTGCTCCGTTGATCAGGCGGTAACCAGCGAACCCACCGGCTCGCCCATGATCGCGCGGCGCATGTGGCCTGGCGCGTTGAGGTCGAGCACCACGATGGGCATCTTGTTGTCCATGCAGAGCGAGATCGCCGTCGCGTCCATCACCTGCAGGCCCTGTTCGAGCACCTGGAGGTAGGTGATGCGGTCGTATCGCGTTGCGGTGGGATCCTTCTTCGGGTCGGCGCTGTAGATGCCGTCGACCTTGGTGGCCTTCATGATGACGTCGGCCTTGATCTCCATCGCGCGGAGCGCGGCGGCCGTGTCCGTCGTGAAGTAGGGGTTGCCCGTGCCGGCGGCGAAGACGACCACGCGGCCCTTCTCGAGGTGCCTGATCGCGCGGCGCCTGATGAAGGGCTCCGCCACGGCACGCATCTCGATGGCGGTGAGCACGCGCGTGGGCGTGCCGTTGTGCTCGAGCCCGTCCTGCAGCGCCAGCCCGTTCATCACCGTGGCGAGCATGCCCATGTAGTCGGCTGTCGCGCGGTCCATGCCGCGTGCGCTCGCGGCCATGCCGCGGAAGATGTTGCCGCCGCCGATCACGATGCCGACCTGCACGCCGAGCGCGCGTATCTCGGCGATTTCCTCGGCGATCCGCGTGACAACCGCGGGATCGACGCCATAACCCTGGTCGCCCATCAGGGCTTCGCCGGACAACTTGAGGAGTACGCGGGTGTACAGGGGAGCGGACGACATGCCGGGCGAGATTATACCTTCGCGGATGCGACACGGGCGGCAGCGGAGAGGCTCCCGCTGCCGCCCGGAGGACATTGCAATGACGAATGACGAATGACGAATGGCAACAGGCCTGCCGCGCCGTAGCGCCGCAAGCGCGAAGGCGGTCAGCTCTGGTTGGCTTCGCCGACCTTGAAGCGCACGAAGCCCGTAATCGCGAGCGGCGCGCCCACGGCCTTCGACACCGCGTCGAGCGCCTGCGAGACCTTCACCTTCGGATCGCGGATGGTCGGCTGATCGACCAGACACACCTGCTCGTAGAACGCGCCGAGCTTGCCTTCGATGATCTTCTCGACCACGTTGGCGGGCTTGCCGGAGTCGGCCATCTGCGCGCGGTAGATCTCCTTCTCCTTCGCAACAGCATCGGCCGGCACTTCCGCGCGGGTGGTGTACTGCGGCGCCGCCGCGGCCACGTGCATCGCCAGCTCGTTGACGAAGCTCCTGAACGCATCGTTGTCGGCCGCACCGGCCTTCGCGCCGTCGATCTGCACGAGCACGCCGATCTTGCCGCCCATGTGGCTGTAGCTGCCCACGTAGTCGGCAGACACGCGCGCGGTCCGCGGCACGCCCATGTTCTCGCCGACCTTGGCGATCTCGGCGGTGATGCGCGATCCGATCGGGCCATCGGCCGCCACCAGCGCATCGTGCGACAGGTCGCTCGTGAACACGGTGTTGGTGATCTCGGCGACGAGCGCCTTGAAGCCGTCGTTGCGCGCCACGAAGTCGGTCTCGCAGTTGACCTCGGCGAGCACGCCGCGTGTGCGGTCGTCGCTCACCTCGATCCCGACGATGCCCTCCGAGGCTACGCGCCCGGCGCGCTTGGCGGCCTGGGCGAGGCCGCGCTTGCGGAGGTACTCGATGGCCGCGTCCACGTCGCCGTTGGACTCGGTCAGTGCGGTCTTGCATTCCATCATGCCCGCGCCGGTACGCTCGCGCAGGGCCTTGACCATCTCAGCTGTGATTGCCATGACGTTTGGATCCAGAGAATGAGACACAGGGGAGGGCGCCCGGGCCGGACGCCGATGAATGGACACAGAAAACGCCGGCCGGAGGGAAGCTCGGGCCGGCGTCTGGAACGCTCCGCGGCGAACGGCCTCGATTAGACCGAGGCCGGTGCAGCGGGTGTCGCGGGTTCCGTCTTCGGCGCGGCGGCGCGGGCGACGGACGGACGCTGCTGGGCGCGCAGCGGTTCACCACCGGACTTGGCCACCGCTTCACCATCGGGTCCGACGGCGACGGCCGATTCGACCTGCGCCGACTCACGCACGCCACGACCGGCGAGCACGGCGTCGGCGATGCGCGAGGCGAACAACCGGATCGCCCGCAGCGCGTCGTCGTTGCCGGGGATGGCGAAGTTCACCTGGTCGGGATCGCAGTTGGTGTCGACGATACCGATGACGGGGATTCGCAGCTTGCGGGCTTCGTCCACGGCGATCTGCTCGTGCCGCGTGTCGACGATGAACACCGCGTCGGGCAGGCGATCCATGTGACGGATGCCGTCGAGATTCTTCTGGAGCTTGCGCTTCTCCTTCTCGAGCCGCGCGATCTCCTTCTTCGAGAGCATGTCGTACCGGCCGTCGGTCTCCATGGCCTCGAGATCGCGCAGACGGGCGAGACTGCGCTGAATCGTCGTGAAGTTGGTGAGCAGCCCACCCAGCCAGCGCTGGTTGACGTGGAACATGCCGCAGCGGGCGGCTTCCTCCGCAATCGCGTCCTGCGCCTGCCGCTTGGTGCCGACGAACAGCAGCGTCCGGCCCTCGGCGGCCAACTGCATCACGAACTGCTCGGCATCGCGGAACAGGCGCGCGGTCTTGCCGAGGTCGATGATGTAGATGCCATTGCGCTCGCCGAATATGTAGGGCTTCATCTTCGGATTCCAGCGCTTGGTTTGGTGGCCGAAGTGTACGCCGGCCTCCAGCAGGTCTTTGACAGCGATCGGGGTCAAGCTTCCTCCAACACGAGACACACAAGGCCGGGCCACGCCGGCCGGACAGCAGGGTTAACGCTTGCTGAACTGGAAGCGCTTGCGGGCGCCCGCCAGGCCGTACTTCTTCCGTTCCTTGGCGCGCTGATCGCGCGTCAGCAGCCCGGCCTTCTTCAGGCGGCCACGCAGTTCGCCGCTGTAGAGGCACAGCGCGCGGGCGATGCCGAGGCGCAGCGCGCCGGCCATCCCGGAGATGCCGCCGCCGGCGGTCGTGGCCACCACGTCGAACTTGTCGAGCGTCTCGGTGAGCACGAGCGGGGAGCGGACCTGCAGACGGAGCGACTCGGTGTTGACCGCGTCGGCAATCGGCTTGTGATTGATGGTGATCTGGCCGGTGCCAGGGCGCAGGAACACCCGAGCCGTCGAAGACTTGCGACGCCCGGTGCCGTAGTACTGGATGACTGACACGTTTACTGGACCTCGAGGGACTGGGGCTGCTGCGCCGCGTGCGGATGATCGGCGCGCTCGTACACATTGAGCTTCCGGTACATCTGGTC from Acidobacteriota bacterium harbors:
- the rpsB gene encoding 30S ribosomal protein S2, giving the protein MTPIAVKDLLEAGVHFGHQTKRWNPKMKPYIFGERNGIYIIDLGKTARLFRDAEQFVMQLAAEGRTLLFVGTKRQAQDAIAEEAARCGMFHVNQRWLGGLLTNFTTIQRSLARLRDLEAMETDGRYDMLSKKEIARLEKEKRKLQKNLDGIRHMDRLPDAVFIVDTRHEQIAVDEARKLRIPVIGIVDTNCDPDQVNFAIPGNDDALRAIRLFASRIADAVLAGRGVRESAQVESAVAVGPDGEAVAKSGGEPLRAQQRPSVARAAAPKTEPATPAAPASV
- a CDS encoding UMP kinase, with the protein product MSSAPLYTRVLLKLSGEALMGDQGYGVDPAVVTRIAEEIAEIRALGVQVGIVIGGGNIFRGMAASARGMDRATADYMGMLATVMNGLALQDGLEHNGTPTRVLTAIEMRAVAEPFIRRRAIRHLEKGRVVVFAAGTGNPYFTTDTAAALRAMEIKADVIMKATKVDGIYSADPKKDPTATRYDRITYLQVLEQGLQVMDATAISLCMDNKMPIVVLDLNAPGHMRRAIMGEPVGSLVTA
- a CDS encoding elongation factor Ts; the encoded protein is MAITAEMVKALRERTGAGMMECKTALTESNGDVDAAIEYLRKRGLAQAAKRAGRVASEGIVGIEVSDDRTRGVLAEVNCETDFVARNDGFKALVAEITNTVFTSDLSHDALVAADGPIGSRITAEIAKVGENMGVPRTARVSADYVGSYSHMGGKIGVLVQIDGAKAGAADNDAFRSFVNELAMHVAAAAPQYTTRAEVPADAVAKEKEIYRAQMADSGKPANVVEKIIEGKLGAFYEQVCLVDQPTIRDPKVKVSQALDAVSKAVGAPLAITGFVRFKVGEANQS
- a CDS encoding asparaginase; amino-acid sequence: MTPTVAILFTGGTISMRIDARSGSAVPAMRGDDILAHVPQLAAIADVELEDVSQLPGPHVTPEHMWRLARRVAAWLERPDVEGVVITHGTDTLEETAYFLDIALRTDKPVVLVGAIRTMSEPSWDGPANLVHAVQVASAPASRARGVMVAMNEQILSAREVEKVHTEAAASFQSREFGPVGVVDAGVVRYLRSSPRETAWYDAEADGLLRVRRVEPDVDLVKVAAGMDGRFVRCSIASGAKGLVVEALGRGNVPPAMLDDLAAAVHAGLPVVLTSRCGAGSVRERYGYEGGGRGLRDLGLIFAGRLSGVKARIKLMLALGHTTDREALRTIFDDPLS
- the frr gene encoding ribosome recycling factor is translated as MDVPDLKSLFDESRKRMGGAVDHLKREMAGVRTGRASTALLDGVHVEAYGSSMPLNQVAQLSVPESTMIVAQPFDPQLMGAIEKAIRAANLGLNPANDGKLVRIPLPALTEERRKELTKVVHKLSEEARNGVRQVRRDANDRMKRLLKDHAISEDDERRGLDEVQKLTDQHVGQIDTLQKQKDLELLTV
- a CDS encoding VWA domain-containing protein, which produces MSVFRTRTCVFLAIASGVSLGLALAQTVQPGFRTTTLATEIEVAVSDATGAAPRDLTSADFVVEEDGVRQRILHVEFLGGEALMAPSAVAPADAGVVVRTNRDMRTSRAWVLLVDDLRVTGVLRDGVKAALRAVVDGIPDGTWIALVPTSGDRRVAHEFTTDRRALLERIERLRFMQPIREAPGLDVRTDDPRPGGDGTPTFQAGPDLREQSAIDHLLSSLGNIGLMLGRAGARHATIVLVSAGLPLAVDKEAIRARSASGGGGADKTLQRIAEIVEAIDKVRRGGATIHVMDPTAFDAGHLARVARIERGFRGRSDTMATSDDPHAAARVAAERTGGVYVRAPGSGDAAAAVLAATRDVYRVSYMPADDARDERLREVRVEVLRPGLTVRARTAYARVTDRTFEAQRATKPLGAAVASALPNDALGLRVSAQASRSATGRPSMTVVVTLLDAPDHGDPPTDTVEVLALAIDRRGRTAGKAGGRFDVRESEGSLTAPPLRLENLSSGRYQLRIAARSLGLDRVGSVFLDVDVP
- the rpsI gene encoding 30S ribosomal protein S9; protein product: MSVIQYYGTGRRKSSTARVFLRPGTGQITINHKPIADAVNTESLRLQVRSPLVLTETLDKFDVVATTAGGGISGMAGALRLGIARALCLYSGELRGRLKKAGLLTRDQRAKERKKYGLAGARKRFQFSKR